A stretch of Bacillus pseudomycoides DNA encodes these proteins:
- the argH gene encoding argininosuccinate lyase codes for MSKLWGGRFTAEAEEWVEEFGASISFDQKLVVEDIEGSIAHVTMLAKQGIVTKEEAEKIKEGLQHLLEKAKANELTFSVDAEDIHLNIEKMLIEQIGDVGGKLHTGRSRNDQVATDMHLYLCNKVKNIIKATKQLQSVLVHQAEKNIETIMPGYTHLQRAQPISFAHHVLAYFWMLERDVNRYEDSLGRINMSPLGAGALAGTTFPIDRAYSAELLGFEGIYENSLDAVSDRDFILEFLSNSSILMMHLSRFCEELILWSSQEFQFIEMSDQYATGSSIMPQKKNPDMAELIRGKTGRVYGNLFSLLTVMKGLPLAYNKDLQEDKEGMFDTVKTVEGCLHIMAGMLETMTVNKEKMGQAVKQDFSNATEIADYLASKGLPFRQAHEIVGKLVLHCTQKGIYLLDVPLETYQEMSPLFEADLYEVLSPYAAVKRRNSAGGTGFVQIEQALEKAKVLVGETVNL; via the coding sequence GTGAGCAAACTTTGGGGTGGCCGTTTTACAGCAGAAGCAGAAGAATGGGTCGAGGAGTTTGGAGCTTCCATCTCCTTTGACCAAAAATTAGTGGTAGAAGATATAGAAGGAAGTATTGCTCACGTTACGATGCTTGCGAAGCAGGGGATTGTGACAAAAGAAGAGGCAGAGAAAATTAAAGAAGGCTTACAACATTTACTAGAAAAAGCGAAAGCAAATGAATTAACTTTTTCAGTAGATGCTGAGGATATTCATTTAAACATTGAAAAGATGTTAATTGAACAAATTGGTGACGTTGGTGGGAAACTTCATACGGGAAGAAGCCGTAACGATCAAGTTGCAACAGATATGCATTTATATTTATGTAATAAAGTGAAAAATATTATAAAGGCAACGAAACAACTGCAATCGGTTCTTGTACATCAAGCAGAGAAAAACATTGAAACGATTATGCCAGGATATACCCATTTGCAGCGTGCGCAACCAATTTCGTTTGCTCATCATGTACTTGCATATTTTTGGATGTTAGAGCGCGATGTAAATCGTTATGAGGATTCACTGGGGCGCATTAATATGTCTCCGCTTGGCGCGGGTGCTCTTGCAGGAACGACATTTCCGATTGACCGTGCGTATAGTGCAGAGCTGCTCGGTTTTGAAGGAATCTATGAAAATAGTTTAGATGCGGTGAGTGATCGTGATTTCATACTAGAGTTTCTTAGCAATTCATCCATACTAATGATGCATTTATCGCGCTTTTGTGAAGAACTCATTTTATGGAGCAGTCAGGAATTTCAATTTATTGAAATGAGCGACCAGTACGCAACAGGAAGCAGCATTATGCCGCAAAAGAAAAACCCTGATATGGCTGAACTCATTCGTGGTAAAACAGGGAGAGTATACGGCAACTTATTCAGTTTATTAACGGTAATGAAAGGGTTACCGCTTGCTTATAACAAAGATTTGCAAGAAGACAAAGAAGGAATGTTTGATACGGTGAAAACAGTAGAAGGCTGCCTGCACATTATGGCTGGCATGCTCGAAACGATGACTGTAAACAAAGAAAAAATGGGTCAAGCCGTAAAACAAGATTTCTCCAATGCAACAGAAATTGCTGATTATTTAGCAAGCAAAGGACTTCCATTCCGTCAGGCGCATGAAATTGTCGGAAAGCTCGTTCTTCATTGCACACAAAAAGGAATCTATTTATTAGATGTACCGCTAGAAACGTATCAAGAAATGAGCCCATTATTTGAAGCGGATTTATATGAAGTTCTTTCACCTTATGCAGCTGTGAAACGTCGTAATAGTGCAGGTGGGACAGGGTTTGTTCAAATAGAACAAGCGCTGGAAAAAGCGAAGGTGTTAGTGGGAGAGACAGTAAACTTATAA